In one window of Miscanthus floridulus cultivar M001 chromosome 12, ASM1932011v1, whole genome shotgun sequence DNA:
- the LOC136497818 gene encoding uncharacterized protein, with the protein MVRASLLAVREALAVGAAAATQHDAAAAPLGPVALEAIAVAATVAVAAIAAFGCAQGAKKPRRQNNNNAYYYGQGYPPPPAGAYGYPAQQQPPPGYAYPPQQSAVGGRPGRSGLGAGAAGLAVGAVGGLAAGAIIGSALDSGGGGCGGGGCGGGGCGGGCGG; encoded by the coding sequence ATGGTGCGGGCAAGTCTTCTCGCCGTGCGCGAGGCGCTAGCGGTCGGCGCTGCGGCGGCCACGCagcacgacgccgccgccgccccgcttGGTCCCGTGGCGCTCGAGGCCATCGCGGTGGCCGCCACGGTGGCCGTGGCGGCCATCGCGGCGTTCGGGTGCGCGCAGGGCGCCAAGAAGCCGCGCCGCCAGAACAACAACAACGCCTACTACTACGGCCAGGGCtacccgccgccgcccgccggcgcCTACGGCTACCcggcgcagcagcagccgcccccCGGGTACGCGTACCCGCCGCAGCAGAGCGCTGTCGGCGGGAGGCCCGGCCGCAGCGGGCTCGGCGCGGGAGCCGCGGGGCTCGCCGTCGGCGCCGTCGGAGGGCTGGCCGCCGGCGCGATCATCGGATCGGCGCTCGATTCCGGCGGCGGTGGTtgcggaggaggcggctgcggtGGCGGTGGTTGTGGCGGCGGCTGCGGTGGTTGA